The following proteins are co-located in the Polymorphospora rubra genome:
- a CDS encoding phospholipase, protein MRRRLLTILAGTTLAVLTTIGMSTPAAAVTQAQKLSVLSSFTQTSASSYNSWNSARLNQGAWAAYNFNWSTDYCSSSPDNPLGFTFNLSCYRHDFGYRNYKAVGQFSANKARLDSAFYEDLKRVCATYNSFVRPACTSLAWTYYQAVRAFGKVVLTQADLDKAASLKAAGEKRMAQADAR, encoded by the coding sequence ATGCGACGTCGGCTCCTGACGATTCTCGCCGGCACCACCCTTGCCGTCCTGACGACGATCGGCATGTCCACCCCCGCCGCCGCCGTCACCCAGGCCCAGAAGCTCTCCGTCCTGTCGAGCTTCACCCAGACCAGCGCCAGCAGCTACAACTCGTGGAACTCCGCCCGGCTGAACCAGGGCGCCTGGGCCGCGTACAACTTCAACTGGTCGACCGACTACTGCTCGTCCAGCCCGGACAACCCGCTCGGGTTCACGTTCAACCTGTCGTGCTACCGGCACGACTTCGGCTACCGCAACTACAAGGCGGTCGGCCAGTTCTCCGCCAACAAGGCCCGCCTGGACAGCGCCTTCTACGAGGACCTCAAGCGGGTCTGCGCGACGTACAACTCGTTCGTGCGGCCGGCCTGCACCAGCCTCGCCTGGACCTACTACCAGGCGGTCCGGGCCTTCGGGAAGGTCGTCCTGACCCAGGCCGACCTGGACAAGGCGGCCAGCCTCAAGGCCGCCGGCGAGAAGCGGATGGCCCAGGCCGACGCCCGCTGA
- a CDS encoding glycoside hydrolase family 10 protein produces the protein MKAHRLRAAGLAVALLGSLAVAAAPASAAPVVTHTPSNTTCEPDPATPKRQFRAMWIASVVNIDWPTKASYTAPDRIAAQKAEFQSWLDLAERLNHNAVIVQVRPTADAFWPSPHEPWSEFLTGTRGQDPGWDPLAYLVAESHKRNLEFHAWFNPYRISMPDGAGADLNKLAPGHPARQNPDWAVAYPVNAAGSRLYYNPGIPEVREFVQTAMMDAVLRYDIDGVHFDDYFYPYPAAGQDFGDAATFAEYGDGFTNKADWRRNNIDLLIREMGEKIKAAKPWVKYGVSPFGIWRNKAADPLGSETSGSQSYDANFADTRKWVKEEWIDYIVPQVYWNIGLAVADYAKLVPWWSDVVEGTDVQLYIGQADYKIADPAQPAAWQDPQEMSKHLTFNRDYPNVAGNIHFSAVQVRANRLGSADIYAAEHYSRPSLVPTMDHLPSRPLMFPVVTGAARQADGVKLSWRQPVDGVGPFGKATSYAVYRFDGVDLPGACDFADASNLVATLRATGSGTQSYVDTTAVPGKRYTYYVSTLDRLYNESIPSPPRFVVR, from the coding sequence ATGAAGGCACATCGACTCAGAGCCGCCGGGCTGGCCGTAGCCCTGCTCGGCTCACTCGCGGTCGCCGCCGCCCCCGCGAGCGCCGCACCGGTCGTGACCCACACCCCCTCGAACACCACCTGCGAGCCCGACCCGGCCACCCCGAAGCGCCAGTTCCGAGCCATGTGGATCGCGTCCGTGGTCAACATCGACTGGCCGACCAAGGCTTCGTACACCGCCCCGGACCGGATCGCCGCCCAGAAGGCGGAGTTCCAGAGCTGGCTGGACCTCGCCGAGCGGCTCAACCACAACGCCGTGATCGTGCAGGTCCGACCGACCGCCGACGCGTTCTGGCCGTCGCCGCACGAGCCCTGGTCGGAGTTCTTGACCGGCACCCGCGGCCAGGACCCGGGCTGGGATCCGCTGGCCTACCTCGTCGCCGAGTCGCACAAGCGCAACCTCGAGTTCCACGCCTGGTTCAACCCGTACCGGATCTCCATGCCGGACGGGGCGGGCGCGGACCTGAACAAGCTGGCGCCGGGCCACCCGGCCCGGCAGAACCCGGACTGGGCGGTGGCCTACCCGGTCAACGCGGCCGGATCGCGGCTCTACTACAACCCGGGCATTCCGGAGGTCCGCGAGTTCGTCCAGACCGCGATGATGGACGCGGTGCTGCGGTACGACATCGACGGCGTGCACTTCGACGACTACTTCTACCCCTACCCGGCCGCCGGACAGGACTTCGGCGACGCGGCGACGTTCGCCGAGTACGGCGACGGGTTCACGAACAAGGCCGACTGGCGCCGGAACAACATCGACCTGCTGATCAGGGAGATGGGCGAGAAGATCAAGGCGGCCAAGCCCTGGGTGAAGTACGGCGTGAGCCCGTTCGGCATCTGGCGCAACAAGGCGGCCGACCCGCTCGGCTCGGAGACCAGCGGCTCGCAGTCGTACGACGCGAACTTCGCCGACACCCGCAAGTGGGTCAAGGAGGAGTGGATCGACTACATCGTGCCGCAGGTCTACTGGAACATCGGTCTGGCCGTCGCCGACTACGCGAAGCTGGTGCCGTGGTGGTCGGACGTCGTCGAGGGCACCGACGTGCAGCTCTACATCGGTCAGGCCGACTACAAGATCGCCGATCCGGCCCAGCCGGCGGCGTGGCAGGATCCGCAGGAGATGTCGAAGCACCTCACCTTCAACCGCGACTACCCGAACGTGGCCGGCAACATCCACTTCAGCGCGGTGCAGGTGCGGGCCAACCGGCTCGGCTCCGCCGACATCTACGCGGCCGAGCACTACTCGCGGCCGTCCCTGGTGCCGACCATGGATCACCTGCCGAGCCGTCCGCTGATGTTCCCGGTGGTGACCGGGGCGGCGCGACAGGCCGACGGGGTCAAGCTGAGCTGGCGCCAGCCGGTCGACGGAGTCGGGCCGTTCGGCAAGGCCACCTCGTACGCCGTCTACCGCTTCGACGGCGTCGACCTACCGGGCGCCTGCGACTTTGCCGACGCCTCGAACCTGGTCGCCACGTTGCGGGCCACCGGTTCCGGCACCCAGTCCTACGTCGACACGACGGCGGTGCCGGGCAAGCGCTACACCTACTACGTGAGCACGCTGGACCGGCTCTACAACGAGAGCATCCCGAGCCCGCCACGGTTCGTCGTCCGCTGA
- a CDS encoding potassium channel family protein: MIHFPAINKGPLRALSLRLAAAVSLVLAIVAVVYLDRDGYRDVNEDELNLIDCFYYAVVTLSTTGYGDITPITDTARLVNVLVITPARVLFLIILVGTTLEVLTEQYRTTLRLTRWRKRVKDHVIICGYGTKGRSAISALLENGVDKQHIVVVERNATGVRQATAAGLVAIEGSATRSSTLNEAHVKNAKAVIIATNSDDAAVLVALTVRQLTAGQVRIIAAVREAENAPLLKQSGAHHVIVSSATAGRLLGLSTSAPPLIDVVEDLLTPGQGMALAMRSAERAEVGSSPRDLDTLVIALVRRGKVVSLADPGADTVETGDLLVYVRDDR, translated from the coding sequence GTGATCCACTTTCCGGCCATCAACAAAGGCCCGCTACGCGCCCTCAGCCTGCGGCTCGCCGCCGCGGTCAGTCTCGTACTGGCCATCGTCGCCGTCGTCTACCTCGACCGCGACGGCTACCGCGACGTCAACGAGGACGAACTCAACCTCATCGACTGCTTCTACTACGCCGTGGTCACCCTCTCCACCACCGGGTACGGCGACATCACCCCGATCACCGACACGGCACGCCTGGTCAACGTACTGGTGATCACGCCCGCCCGGGTGCTCTTCCTGATCATCCTGGTCGGTACGACGCTCGAGGTCCTGACCGAGCAGTACCGCACCACCCTGCGCCTCACGCGGTGGAGGAAACGAGTGAAAGACCACGTCATCATCTGCGGCTACGGCACCAAGGGACGCAGCGCCATCAGCGCGCTACTCGAGAACGGCGTCGACAAGCAGCACATCGTGGTCGTCGAACGCAACGCCACCGGCGTACGACAGGCCACCGCCGCCGGCCTCGTCGCCATCGAAGGCTCCGCCACCCGCTCGTCCACCCTCAACGAGGCACACGTCAAGAACGCCAAAGCCGTCATCATCGCCACCAACAGCGACGACGCCGCCGTACTCGTCGCCCTGACCGTCCGGCAACTCACCGCCGGCCAGGTACGGATCATCGCCGCCGTACGGGAAGCCGAGAACGCCCCCCTGCTCAAACAGAGCGGCGCCCACCACGTCATCGTCTCCTCGGCGACCGCCGGCCGCCTGCTCGGCCTGTCGACCTCCGCCCCACCCCTCATCGACGTCGTCGAAGACCTGCTCACCCCCGGCCAGGGCATGGCACTCGCCATGCGCTCCGCCGAACGCGCCGAAGTCGGCTCCTCACCCCGCGACCTCGACACCCTCGTCATCGCCCTCGTACGGCGTGGCAAGGTCGTGTCACTGGCCGACCCCGGCGCCGACACCGTCGAAACCGGCGACCTCCTGGTATACGTCCGCGACGACCGCTGA
- a CDS encoding DUF2330 domain-containing protein has protein sequence MRRLVLLTILALTGVLLAVPPAAACACGAVVTQEGVRVNEETALIRHDGRTEEIVMGLTMTDEPRDAAWILPVPADPSFELGPEELFNDLAAFTRPRTVVLRDWFPPWGRGGATAGSPPGDGATVLDQITIGPYDVTTLAATDGDALANWLNGHGYRLDPALADGFAPYAAAGWRYVAVKLTAPDDRERLSRQLPPLRVSFASTEIVYPMRLTALARDAQSVRLYVLTNHRVRSAGPVGPTDSHVRFAGWIDSKAVAGTTLAGLVDDRGYLTRFDQRIENPESITDDYRFVAAPTDTDHRDVVYRTEPVYLFGLPAGPALIILGVVLALVLAGTVTLALRRR, from the coding sequence GTGCGCCGACTCGTCCTGCTGACCATCCTCGCGCTGACCGGCGTCCTCCTCGCCGTCCCGCCGGCCGCCGCGTGCGCCTGCGGCGCCGTCGTCACCCAGGAGGGCGTACGGGTCAACGAGGAAACCGCCCTCATCCGGCACGACGGACGTACCGAAGAGATCGTCATGGGGCTCACCATGACCGACGAGCCCCGGGACGCGGCCTGGATCCTGCCCGTACCGGCCGACCCGTCCTTCGAACTCGGCCCCGAGGAGCTCTTCAACGACCTGGCCGCATTCACCCGGCCACGCACCGTCGTGCTCCGCGACTGGTTCCCGCCCTGGGGCCGGGGCGGCGCCACCGCCGGCAGCCCGCCCGGCGACGGCGCGACCGTGCTCGACCAGATCACTATCGGCCCGTACGACGTCACCACGCTGGCCGCCACCGACGGCGACGCCCTGGCCAACTGGTTGAACGGGCACGGCTACCGCCTCGACCCGGCACTCGCCGACGGCTTCGCCCCGTACGCCGCCGCCGGCTGGCGCTACGTCGCGGTGAAACTGACCGCCCCCGACGACCGGGAACGGCTCAGCCGCCAACTGCCCCCGCTACGGGTCAGCTTCGCCAGCACCGAGATCGTCTACCCGATGCGGCTGACCGCCCTCGCCCGCGACGCCCAGAGCGTCCGCCTCTACGTGCTGACCAACCACCGGGTCCGCAGCGCCGGCCCGGTCGGCCCCACCGACTCACACGTACGTTTCGCCGGCTGGATCGACTCGAAAGCCGTGGCCGGCACCACACTCGCCGGCCTCGTCGACGACCGCGGTTACCTGACCCGCTTCGACCAACGCATCGAGAACCCCGAGTCGATCACCGACGACTACCGCTTCGTGGCGGCCCCGACCGACACCGATCACCGCGACGTCGTCTACCGCACTGAGCCGGTGTACCTTTTCGGCCTGCCCGCCGGCCCGGCCCTGATCATCCTGGGTGTCGTGCTCGCCCTGGTCCTCGCCGGCACCGTCACCCTGGCCCTACGCCGCCGGTGA
- a CDS encoding 2-oxoacid:ferredoxin oxidoreductase subunit beta, protein MPEANPPGGGAATPVALKLTAKDFKSDQEVRWCPGCGDYAILAAVQSFMPELNIPRERTVFVSGIGCSSRFPYYMNTYGMHSIHGRAPAIATGLSVSRPDLSVWVVTGDGDALSIGGNHLIHALRRNVNLKILLFNNRIYGLTKGQYSPTSEVGKITKSTPVGSADAPFNPLSLALGAEASFVARTIDSDRKHLQSVLRAAAEHQGSAFVEIYQNCNIFNDGAFDQLKEPETRDDYLIRLEHGQPITFGREGQFCVVHPPGAFGLEVRDTASTPAEDIVVHDATVAEPAYAFALSRLPGFALRNTPIGVFRNVDRPSYDSVVQEQLTTAVAGASGTPEEQLAGLLSSGDTWTIL, encoded by the coding sequence ATGCCTGAGGCCAACCCTCCCGGTGGCGGCGCGGCAACGCCCGTCGCCCTCAAGCTCACCGCCAAGGACTTCAAGTCCGACCAGGAGGTGCGCTGGTGCCCCGGCTGCGGTGACTACGCCATCCTCGCGGCGGTGCAGTCCTTCATGCCGGAGCTGAACATCCCGCGGGAACGGACCGTCTTCGTCTCCGGCATCGGCTGCTCGTCGCGTTTCCCGTACTACATGAACACGTACGGCATGCACTCGATCCACGGGCGGGCCCCGGCGATCGCCACCGGCCTGTCGGTGTCGCGGCCGGACCTGTCGGTGTGGGTGGTGACCGGTGACGGCGACGCCCTGTCGATCGGCGGCAACCACCTGATCCACGCTCTGCGTCGCAACGTCAACCTGAAGATCCTGCTGTTCAACAACCGGATCTACGGGTTGACCAAGGGGCAGTACTCGCCCACCTCCGAGGTCGGCAAGATCACCAAGTCGACGCCGGTCGGCTCGGCCGACGCACCGTTCAACCCGCTCTCGCTCGCCCTGGGCGCCGAAGCCTCCTTCGTCGCCCGCACCATCGACTCCGACCGCAAGCACCTCCAGTCGGTGCTGCGGGCGGCCGCCGAGCACCAGGGCTCGGCGTTCGTCGAGATCTACCAGAACTGCAACATCTTCAACGACGGCGCGTTCGACCAGCTCAAGGAGCCGGAGACCCGCGACGACTACCTGATCCGGCTGGAGCACGGCCAGCCGATCACTTTCGGCCGCGAGGGCCAGTTCTGCGTCGTACACCCGCCCGGCGCGTTCGGCCTGGAGGTACGCGACACCGCCTCGACCCCGGCCGAGGACATCGTGGTGCACGACGCGACGGTGGCCGAGCCCGCGTACGCCTTCGCACTGTCCCGGCTGCCCGGCTTCGCCCTGCGGAACACCCCGATCGGGGTGTTCCGCAACGTCGACCGGCCGTCGTACGACAGCGTCGTGCAGGAGCAGCTGACGACCGCCGTGGCCGGCGCCAGCGGCACCCCGGAGGAGCAGCTCGCCGGCCTGCTGAGCAGCGGCGACACCTGGACCATCCTCTGA
- a CDS encoding 2-oxoacid:acceptor oxidoreductase subunit alpha has product MTKQVRQLDRVVIRFAGDSGDGMQLTGDRFTSETAQLGNDISTLPNFPAEIRAPAGTLPGVSSFQVHFADYDILTPGDAPNVLVAMNPAALKANLADLPRGADIIVNTDEFTKRNLAKVGYQVSPLDDGTLDGYTLHPVALTSMTVGALAEHQISKKDAERAKNMFALGLLSWMYSRPYESTLRFLERKFAKRPELVAANVAAFKAGWNFGETTEDFGVRYEVKPAQMKPGTYRNITGNAALSLGLVAAGVRAKLPVFLGAYPITPASDILHELSKHKRFGITTVQAEDEIAAIGAALGASYGGALGVTTTSGPGVALKGETISLAVALELPLVIVDVQRAGPSTGMPTKTEQADLNMALFGRHGEAPVAVIAPRSPSDCFHAAIEAARIALTYRTPVILLSDNYVANGSEPWLLPEVDSLPDLQVEFATSPNGEDGKTFLPYLRDPETLARPWAIPGTPGLEHRIGGLEKADKTGDISYDPANHDFMVRTRAARIESIPVPDLEVEDPDGDARVLVLGWGSTYGPIGAACRRLRQHGLSIAQAHLRHLAPMPANVGEVLRSYDRVVIPEMNLGQLAHVIRARFLVDAIGYNQVRGLPFTAAELEIMLEEVVKNA; this is encoded by the coding sequence GTGACCAAACAGGTCCGCCAACTGGATCGGGTGGTCATCCGTTTCGCTGGCGACTCCGGCGACGGCATGCAGCTAACCGGTGACCGGTTCACCTCGGAGACCGCGCAGCTGGGCAACGACATCTCCACGCTGCCCAACTTTCCCGCCGAGATCCGGGCCCCCGCCGGCACCCTGCCCGGCGTGTCCAGCTTCCAGGTGCACTTCGCCGACTACGACATCCTGACCCCGGGCGACGCACCGAACGTCCTGGTCGCGATGAACCCGGCGGCGCTCAAGGCCAACCTGGCCGACCTGCCCCGTGGCGCCGACATCATCGTCAACACCGACGAGTTCACCAAGCGCAACCTCGCCAAGGTCGGCTACCAGGTGAGCCCGCTCGACGACGGCACCCTCGACGGCTACACGCTGCACCCGGTCGCGCTGACCTCGATGACCGTCGGCGCGCTCGCCGAGCACCAGATCTCGAAGAAGGACGCCGAGCGGGCCAAGAACATGTTCGCCCTCGGCCTGCTCTCCTGGATGTACTCGCGCCCGTACGAGTCGACGCTGCGGTTCCTCGAGCGCAAGTTCGCGAAGCGGCCCGAACTGGTCGCCGCGAACGTCGCCGCGTTCAAGGCCGGCTGGAACTTCGGCGAGACGACCGAGGACTTCGGCGTCCGCTACGAGGTCAAGCCGGCCCAGATGAAGCCGGGCACCTACCGCAACATCACCGGCAACGCGGCCCTGTCGCTCGGCCTGGTCGCGGCCGGCGTACGCGCGAAGCTGCCGGTCTTCCTCGGCGCCTACCCGATCACCCCGGCGTCGGACATCCTGCACGAGCTGAGCAAGCACAAGCGGTTCGGCATCACGACCGTGCAGGCCGAGGACGAGATCGCCGCCATCGGTGCCGCCCTCGGCGCCTCGTACGGCGGTGCGCTCGGGGTGACGACCACCTCCGGCCCCGGTGTGGCGCTGAAGGGCGAGACGATCTCGCTCGCCGTGGCGCTGGAGCTGCCGCTGGTGATCGTCGACGTGCAGCGGGCCGGCCCGTCCACCGGCATGCCGACCAAGACCGAGCAGGCCGACCTCAACATGGCGCTGTTCGGCCGGCACGGTGAGGCCCCGGTCGCGGTGATCGCGCCACGGTCGCCCTCCGACTGCTTCCACGCCGCGATCGAGGCGGCCCGGATCGCGCTGACCTACCGCACACCGGTGATCCTGCTCTCCGACAACTACGTCGCCAACGGATCCGAGCCGTGGCTGCTGCCGGAGGTCGACTCGCTGCCCGACCTGCAGGTCGAGTTCGCGACCAGCCCCAACGGCGAGGACGGCAAGACCTTCCTGCCCTACCTGCGCGACCCCGAGACGCTCGCCCGGCCGTGGGCCATCCCGGGTACGCCCGGACTCGAGCACCGCATCGGTGGCCTGGAGAAGGCCGACAAGACCGGCGACATCTCGTACGACCCGGCCAACCACGACTTCATGGTCCGCACCCGGGCGGCGCGCATCGAGTCGATCCCGGTGCCGGACCTCGAGGTCGAGGACCCGGACGGCGACGCGCGGGTCCTCGTGCTGGGCTGGGGTTCGACGTACGGACCGATCGGGGCCGCCTGCCGGCGGCTGCGTCAGCACGGGCTGTCGATCGCCCAGGCGCACCTGCGGCACCTGGCGCCGATGCCGGCCAACGTCGGCGAGGTGCTGCGCTCCTACGACCGCGTCGTCATCCCGGAGATGAACCTGGGCCAGCTCGCGCACGTGATCCGGGCCCGCTTCCTGGTCGACGCCATCGGCTACAACCAGGTCCGCGGCCTGCCGTTCACCGCCGCCGAGCTGGAGATCATGCTGGAAGAGGTAGTCAAGAATGCCTGA
- the ndhC gene encoding NADH-quinone oxidoreductase subunit A, with the protein MSGYLGSYATLGLLLLASVVVFVGAFSANRLLRPARPAEPPGKRETYECGLDPVGGDWAQVQIRYYVYAYLYVLFAVEAVFLFPWAVVFDRPGFGLVTVAEMAIFVAVLALGILYAWRKNILRWT; encoded by the coding sequence ATGAGCGGATACCTGGGGTCGTACGCGACGCTCGGGCTCCTGCTGCTCGCCAGCGTGGTCGTGTTCGTCGGCGCGTTCTCGGCCAACCGGCTGCTGCGCCCGGCGCGGCCCGCGGAGCCGCCCGGCAAGCGGGAGACGTACGAGTGCGGGCTCGACCCGGTCGGCGGCGACTGGGCGCAGGTGCAGATCCGCTACTACGTCTACGCCTATCTGTACGTGCTGTTCGCGGTCGAGGCGGTGTTCCTCTTCCCGTGGGCGGTGGTCTTCGACCGCCCCGGCTTCGGACTCGTCACCGTCGCCGAGATGGCGATCTTCGTGGCCGTCCTCGCCCTCGGCATTCTCTACGCCTGGCGCAAGAACATCCTTCGCTGGACCTGA
- the folP gene encoding dihydropteroate synthase has product MPGTLRLGARTFGPGQLAVMAIVNRTPDSFFDRGATFAADAALRAVEQAVADGADIIDIGGVKAGPGEQVDVAEEIRRTVATIAAVRAAFPDVVISIDTWRAAVAVEAVAAGADLLNDTWSGADPELAEVAARTGAGLVCSHAGGLRPRTRPHRAAFDDVVADVVTTVTRLADRAADLGVRRDGILIDPAHDFGKNTRHSLEITRRLDELTGTGWPLLVALSNKDFVGETLDLPVDQRLEGTLAATVVSAWLGARVFRAHQVRETRRVLDMVASIRGDRPPAVSRRALA; this is encoded by the coding sequence ATGCCGGGAACGCTACGGCTCGGCGCGCGCACGTTCGGGCCCGGCCAGCTGGCCGTCATGGCCATCGTGAACCGTACGCCGGATTCGTTCTTCGACCGGGGCGCGACGTTCGCCGCGGACGCCGCGCTGCGGGCGGTCGAACAGGCGGTCGCCGACGGCGCCGACATCATCGACATCGGCGGGGTGAAGGCCGGGCCCGGCGAGCAGGTGGACGTCGCCGAGGAGATCCGGCGTACGGTCGCCACCATCGCCGCCGTCCGCGCGGCGTTCCCGGACGTGGTGATCTCGATCGACACCTGGCGGGCGGCGGTCGCGGTGGAGGCCGTCGCGGCCGGCGCCGACCTGCTCAACGACACCTGGTCGGGGGCCGATCCGGAGTTGGCCGAGGTGGCCGCCCGGACCGGGGCCGGGCTGGTCTGTTCGCACGCGGGCGGGCTGCGTCCGCGCACCCGGCCGCACCGGGCCGCCTTCGACGACGTCGTGGCCGACGTCGTCACGACCGTCACCCGTCTCGCCGACCGCGCCGCCGACCTCGGCGTACGTCGGGACGGCATCCTGATCGACCCGGCACACGACTTCGGCAAGAACACCCGGCACTCGCTGGAGATCACCCGACGACTGGACGAGCTGACCGGGACCGGATGGCCGCTGCTTGTCGCGCTGTCGAACAAGGACTTCGTCGGCGAGACCCTGGACCTGCCGGTCGACCAGCGGCTGGAGGGGACGCTGGCGGCCACGGTGGTGTCGGCCTGGTTGGGTGCCCGGGTCTTCCGGGCACATCAGGTACGCGAGACCCGGCGGGTGCTGGACATGGTCGCTTCGATCCGGGGTGACCGCCCACCAGCGGTGTCGCGGCGGGCACTCGCCTGA
- a CDS encoding SRPBCC family protein, translating to MSGPGDPQDAAQPGAGEVTATVIVNASAERVYAAFTAWERQSEWIPFTTVRVVEGDGGEGSLIEAVTAVGPAVLRDQMRVTRLDPPYEVQVVHLGRVLRGPGVLRCTQMEHDRTQVVWHEWFHLPGGVAGRVAWPVMWPGSKVSLTQALKKFGRLVETGVLP from the coding sequence GTGAGCGGACCCGGCGACCCACAGGACGCGGCACAACCGGGGGCGGGGGAGGTCACTGCGACCGTCATCGTCAACGCGTCCGCCGAACGGGTCTACGCCGCCTTCACCGCCTGGGAGCGGCAGTCCGAGTGGATCCCGTTCACGACGGTTCGGGTCGTCGAGGGCGACGGCGGCGAGGGCAGCCTGATCGAGGCGGTGACGGCGGTCGGCCCGGCGGTGCTACGTGATCAAATGCGGGTCACCCGGCTCGACCCGCCGTACGAGGTACAGGTCGTTCACCTCGGCCGGGTGCTGCGCGGGCCGGGAGTGCTGCGGTGCACCCAGATGGAACACGACCGCACCCAGGTGGTCTGGCACGAGTGGTTCCACCTGCCCGGGGGTGTGGCAGGGCGGGTGGCGTGGCCGGTGATGTGGCCCGGATCCAAGGTCAGCCTCACCCAGGCCCTGAAGAAGTTCGGCCGGCTCGTCGAAACCGGCGTGCTTCCCTGA
- a CDS encoding DNA-3-methyladenine glycosylase I, whose translation MTDLVIGADGLARCGWGNTTPDYAAYHDDEWGRPVHGDDAHFERLTLEAFQSGLSWLTILRKRDAFRAAFDGFQIKTVAGYDDSDVARLLADAGIVRNRAKIEAAVANARAAAELPDGLARLLWSYAPPPRSGRPAGFADVPAATPESTAMAKDLKRRGFRFVGPTTSYALMQAIGMVDDHLLGCHVELPIRAVMG comes from the coding sequence GTGACAGACCTGGTGATCGGTGCCGACGGGCTCGCCCGCTGCGGCTGGGGTAACACCACCCCCGACTACGCGGCCTACCACGACGACGAGTGGGGACGGCCGGTCCACGGCGACGACGCCCACTTCGAGCGGCTCACCCTGGAAGCCTTCCAGTCCGGGCTGTCCTGGCTGACCATCCTGCGCAAGCGGGACGCCTTCCGGGCCGCCTTCGACGGCTTCCAGATCAAGACCGTCGCCGGCTACGACGACTCCGACGTCGCCCGGCTGCTCGCCGATGCCGGCATCGTGCGCAACCGGGCCAAGATCGAAGCCGCCGTCGCCAACGCCCGGGCCGCCGCCGAGCTGCCCGACGGCCTGGCCAGGCTGCTGTGGTCGTACGCGCCACCGCCGCGGTCCGGTCGGCCGGCCGGGTTCGCCGACGTACCCGCCGCGACGCCGGAGTCGACGGCGATGGCGAAGGACCTCAAGCGGCGCGGCTTCCGCTTCGTCGGCCCCACCACCTCGTACGCCCTCATGCAGGCGATCGGAATGGTCGACGATCACCTGCTGGGCTGTCACGTCGAGCTGCCGATACGCGCCGTGATGGGATGA
- a CDS encoding enoyl-CoA hydratase-related protein — MTEPLLVDRADGVVTLTLNRPDALNALDTALKEALRDALAALEGDRTCRAVVLAGAGRGFCAGQDLREHVGSLEAGGSDPLDTVRTHYNPIAARLAHLPKPVVAAVRGTAAGAGAALAFLADFRVGGPRTKFVMSFANVGLAGDTGASWSLPRLVGHAKAVELLMLAEPVDAAQAERLGLLTRLVDDDEKVLPVAQELAARLAAGPTVAYGAIKRELSIGDAGTLSDALAAEAEAQTICGRTADHRNATFAFVNKDKPVFEGR, encoded by the coding sequence ATGACCGAGCCGCTGCTCGTCGACCGCGCCGACGGAGTGGTCACCCTGACCCTCAACCGGCCCGACGCGCTCAACGCCCTGGACACCGCGCTGAAGGAGGCGCTGCGGGACGCGCTGGCCGCGCTGGAAGGCGACCGGACCTGCCGCGCGGTGGTCCTGGCCGGCGCGGGTCGCGGCTTCTGCGCCGGGCAGGACCTGCGCGAACACGTCGGCTCCCTGGAAGCCGGCGGCTCCGACCCGCTGGACACCGTCCGCACGCACTACAACCCGATCGCCGCCCGGCTGGCGCACCTGCCCAAGCCGGTGGTCGCGGCGGTACGGGGTACGGCCGCCGGAGCCGGGGCCGCCCTGGCCTTCCTCGCCGACTTCCGCGTCGGCGGGCCCCGTACGAAGTTCGTGATGTCGTTCGCCAACGTCGGTCTCGCCGGCGACACCGGGGCCTCGTGGTCGCTGCCCCGGCTGGTCGGTCATGCCAAGGCCGTCGAGCTGCTGATGCTGGCCGAGCCGGTCGACGCGGCCCAGGCCGAGCGGCTCGGCCTGCTCACCCGGCTGGTCGACGACGACGAGAAGGTGCTGCCGGTCGCCCAGGAACTGGCGGCGCGACTCGCGGCGGGGCCGACCGTGGCGTACGGGGCGATCAAGCGTGAGCTGTCCATCGGCGACGCGGGAACGCTGTCCGACGCGCTGGCCGCCGAGGCGGAGGCACAGACGATCTGCGGCCGTACCGCCGACCACCGCAACGCGACCTTCGCCTTCGTCAACAAGGACAAGCCGGTCTTCGAAGGCCGCTGA